One stretch of Podospora bellae-mahoneyi strain CBS 112042 chromosome 2, whole genome shotgun sequence DNA includes these proteins:
- a CDS encoding hypothetical protein (EggNog:ENOG503NX7G; COG:E), producing MPPLYSSAPPPGGRDSLELASLASSSPGVDTSETDSRPSISSSRRASLERDDPLDSANPAVRTRPDRSYSVTSNFDFAANLFPLSSTTGAGYAPIGAPTSARDVSGGLGGGSLEKHKTLTYLNGLSLIVGLIIGSGIFSSPSQVNSNVGSPGAALIVWVVAGVLAWTGGASYAELGGAIPLNGGAQVYLSKIFGECSGFLFTWVAVLVLKPGSAAIIAIIMGEYLIRAFIGAEAEMIDPWFNKTVALVGLSLVTFLNCVSTRLGTRLNDMLMFLKFVALITVTIIGVVVAITGYSASGTTANVEWKERGWFEGTSTETSAWAVALYAGLWAYDGWDNTNYVVGEFRNASRDLPRVIHTAMPLVIISYVLANIAYFFVLPLDAINSTNTVAVMFGSKVFGSIGSLVLALIVSASCFGALNSSTFTSSRLVYVAGKEGYIPSVFGRLGNGTGSPDSLSTFRTRSWFKKKMSKLFGDEDTGLFFTPIPALILNAVLTAAYILVGEFSTLLTFYGVAGYTFYFITVLGLIVLRVREPTLERPYKTWITTPIIFCCVSLFLLSRAVFAQPLQTLIVIAFVVAGVPVYFWRVRGRGAPDRSRMKRALSEDDERPWWKFWGR from the exons ATGCCGCCATTATACTcctctgcccctccacccgGCGGCCGCGACTCTCTCGAACTagcctccctcgccagctcTAGTCCAGGCGTCGATACAAGCGAGACCGACTCCCGACCTAGCATCTCATCCTCTCGGCGTGCCTCCCTCGAACGAGACGATCCCCTCGACAGCGCAAACCCAGCTGTGCGCACCCGCCCAGACCGATCATACTCTGTAACTTCCAACTTTGATTTTGCCGCGAATTTGTTTCCgctctcttccaccaccggcgCTGGGTATGCTCCTATAGGGGCGCCAACTTCGGCGAGGGATGTGAGCGGCGGGTTGGGCGGTGGGTCGCTGGAAAAGCACAAGACGTTGACGTACCTGAATGGCTTGTCGCTGATTGTTGGGTTGATTATTGGGTCGGGTATTTTCTCGTCGCCGAGTCAGGTCAATTCGAATGTTGGGTCGCCAGGGGCTGCGTTGATTGTGTgggtggttgctggtgtgCTGGCGTGGACGGGCGGCGCAAGTTATGCAGAGCTGGGAGGCGCGATCCCATTAAACGGTGGCGCGCAGGTGTATCTCTCCAAGATATTTGGGGAGTGCTCGGGGTTTCTGTTTACGTGGGTTgctgtgttggtgttgaagccTGGAAGCGCCGCTATTATCGCCATTATTATGGGCGAGTACCTCATCAGGGCGTTCATCGGCGCTGAAGCGGAGATGATTGATCCTTGGTTCAACAAGACGGTGGCattggtggggttgagtcTGGTCACATTTTTGAACTGCGTTTCGACGAGATTGGGGACGAGGTTGAACGATATGCTCATGTTTTTGAAGTTTGTTGCTTTGATCACAGTGACCATcattggtgtggtggtggcgattACTGGGTACTCGGCCTCGGGAACCACAGCGAATGTGGAATGGAAGGAGCGCGGATGGTTTGAGGGGACATCAACGGAGACGTCGGCCTGGGCTGTGGCGCTGTATGCTGGTCTCTGGGCGTATGACGGGTGGGATAAT ACAAACTATGTTGTGGGTGAGTTCCGCAACGCCAGCCGAGATCTGCCGCGAGTGATCCATACCGCCATGCCCCTGGTCATCATCTCCTACGTCCTCGCCAACATCGCTTACTTCTTTGTCCTTCCTTTGGACGCCATCAACTCGACCAACACCGTTGCTGTCATGTTTGGATCGAAAGTCTTTGGATCCATTGGCTCTTTAGTCCTAGCTCTTATTGTCAGCGCCTCCTGCTTTGGCGCTCTCAACTCATCCACTTTCACTTCCAGCCGGCTCGTGTACGTAGCCGGAAAAGAAGGGTACATCCCCTCTGTATTCGGGCGCCTCGGAAATGGCACCGGCAGCCCAGACTCACTCTCAACATTCAGGACAAGATCCTGgttcaagaagaagatgtcgAAACTCTTTGGCGATGAGGACACAGGGCTGTTTTTCACCCCTATCCCAGCGCTGATTCTGAACGCTGTCTTGACCGCCGCGTATATTCTGGTGGGCGAGTTCTCTACACTACTGACATTCTACGGCGTGGCGGGGTACACGTTTTATTTCATTACTGTGCTGGGGCTCATTGTCCTACGAGTGAGAGAACCTACGCTGGAACGACCATACAAGACGTGGATCACCACGCCTATCATCTTTTGCTGCGTCAGCCTGTTTTTGTTGAGCAGAGCTGTGTTTGCGCAGCCGTTGCAGACGCTGATAGTGATTGCGTTtgtggtggcgggggtgcCGGTGTATTTCTGGAGGGttagggggaggggggctcCAGATAGGAGTAGGATGAAGAGGGCTTtgagtgaggatgatgagaggcCGTGGTGgaagttttgggggaggtga